The following proteins are encoded in a genomic region of Tenebrio molitor chromosome 7, icTenMoli1.1, whole genome shotgun sequence:
- the LOC138135189 gene encoding potassium channel subfamily K member 1-like isoform X1, with amino-acid sequence MEYKTYGTCSEITVLVESEQIPVVHRRISRHYQTPKLMGMCRTSFLFSIYLIIYVMFLFSGAAVFSVLETPSERAVQARLHGALHKFQHDHPSVSDQALEDLISEVVKASNRGVSASRNASGEPNWSFGQSLFFSSTVVTTIGYGHVTPLSRSGKIFCMLYAMVGIPLTLVLLSALVERLLVPTIWLLQWLNSRLGHLYQPFNIRLLHLFIIVLILIGLFLLVPAAIFASIEPDWDYLDSLYYCFISLTTIGLGDYIPGDSANQPYRPLYKIVTTGYLFLGITFMMLTLSVFYDIPQLNLGLLFTSNDDNNMEKVRLAGAGLGLQYGAGAAYSPNGDDSSHRQVVRVRSRRDDSPSPDETAPIKDFQLP; translated from the exons ATGGAGTACAAGACTTACGGAACTTGCTCCGAAATAACAGTATTAGTCGAAAGTGAGCAAATTCCCGTCGTTCATCGCAGAATCTCGCGCCACTATCAAACCCCCAAGTTGATGGGGATGTGCAGGACCTCCTTTTTGTTCTCGATTTATCTGATCATCTACGTGATGTTCTTGTTCAGCGGTGCCGCGGTGTTCAGTGTTCTAGAGACTCCGTCCGAAAGGGCGGTCCAGGCGAGACTCCACGGGGCCCTGCACAAATTCCAGCACGACCATCCCAGCGTCTCAG ATCAAGCTCTCGAAGACTTAATTAGTGAAGTAGTAAAAGCTAGCAATAGAGGCGTCTCAGCGTCCAGAAATGCATCTGGAGAGCCAAACTGGAGCTTTGGACAatcattgtttttttctaGTACAGTGGTAACGACAATag GGTATGGACACGTGACGCCGTTGAGCCGAAGCggcaaaatattttgcatGCTCTACGCTATGGTGGGGATCCCCTTGACTTTAGTCCTTCTGTCTGCGCTCGTGGAACGCCTTCTGGTTCCTACCATTTGGCTGCTGCAATGGCTGAACTCGCGACTGGGTCACCTTTATCAACCTTTCAACATTCGCCTTTTGCACCTGTTTATCATAG TGCTAATTCTCATCGGACTATTCCTTCTCGTGCCCGCGGCCATTTTCGCATCCATAGAGCCAGACTGGGACTACTTAGATTCCCTCTATTACTGTTTCATATCTCTGACAACGATCGGACTGGGCGACTACATCCCCGGTGACTCCGCCAACCAGCCCTACAGACCTCTGTACAAGATAGTGACTACAG GTTATCTCTTCTTGGGTATAACCTTCATGATGTTGACTTTGTCCGTTTTCTACGACATACCTCAGCTCAATTTGGGGTTGCTCTTCACCAGCAACGACGACAACAACATGGAGAAGGTGAGGTTGGCCGGGGCCGGGTTGGGACTGCAGTACGGGGCTGGAGCCGCGTACAGTCCCAACGGCGACGACAGTTCTCATCGCCAGGTTGTCAGAGTGAGATCGCGAAGAGACGACAGTCCCAGTCCCGACGAGACTGCGCCaattaaagattttcaacttCCTTGA
- the kar gene encoding monocarboxylate transporter 10: MVEDSGTNLLNQKPHLISSKNALNGATPKKDVDFEEDGTPPDGGARAWLVMVGSFFCNGILFGVINSYSVLYTEFHKILEDKGSTNPSGEAALVGSLAMGTTFLVSAVAGVLTDFIGLRRTTFLGGLIASSGMFLSSFCVDNKIALYITFGVMYGLGGALAYTPSLAVLGHYFNKYLGVVNGIVTAGSSVFTIAMPYVIAASLKRFKIEWTLRILALIASLIMVFAFLFKPVRTTKSKKDMKLTDAFLSVCKNKKYLVWAIVIAGSLFGYFVPYVYMQDFVKKSFSTPVDGKLPVLCIGITSGLGRLIFGYIADSPKVNRILLQQMAFFSIGVLTMLLPAATASFGWLIAITLGMGLFDGCFISVLGPIAFDICGKDGATQAIGFLLGTCSIPLTVGPYVAGVIYEHEKSYTIPLILAGIPPTIGSVLMFLTRFVSTKPSNQDPTEQPLKTPNGIYNKTSTESTDDRYEDGPV, translated from the exons ATGGTGGAAGACTCCGGAACAAACCTCCTCAACCAAAAGCCGCACCTGATCAGCTCCAAGAATGCCCTGAACGGCGCCACCCCGAAAAAGGACGTCGACTTCGAGGAGGACGGCACGCCGCCCGACGGCGGCGCCAGGGCCTGGCTGGTCATGGTCGGCTCCTTCTTCTGCAACGGCATCCTCTTCGGTGTCATCAACTCCTACAGCGTGCTCTACACGGAATTCCACAAGATCCTCGAGGACAAGGGCTCCACCAACCCGTCTGGCGAAGCAG CACTCGTCGGCTCCCTCGCCATGGGCACAACGTTCTTAGTGTCTGCAGTAGCTGGAGTCCTAACGGACTTCATCGGCCTTCGAAGAACAACATTTCTTGGAGGTCTTATAGCATCTAGTGGCATGTTCCTATCGTCATTTTGTGTCGACAATAAAATAGCTCTTTACATAACGTTCGGCGTTATGTATGGCCTGGGTGGCGCTCTGGCCTACACCCCCTCGTTAGCAGTTCTCGGCCACTACTTCAACAAATATTTAGGCGTAGTAAACGGAATAGTAACTGCAGGCAGTTCCGTCTTCACCATAGCAATGCCATACGTGATAGCCGCATCTTTGAAACGTTTCAAAATCGAATGGACTCTCCGAATCTTAGCTCTAATAGCCAGTCTGATAATGGTGTTCGCGTTCCTCTTCAAACCGGTCAGAACGACAAAGTCCAAAAAAGACATGAAACTCACCGACGCGTTCTTGTCCGTCTGCAAGAACAAGAAGTATCTCGTGTGGGCAATCGTCATAGCCGGTTCGTTGTTCGGCTACTTCGTTCCGTACGTCTACATGCAAGacttcgtgaaaaaaagtttttccaCTCCCGTGGACGGCAAACTCCCTGTACTTTGTATCGGGATCACATCCGGTCTCGGTCGACTCATCTTTGGCTACATCGCGGATTCGCCCAAAGTCAACAGAATTCTCTTGCAACAAATGGCGTTCTTCAGTATTGGGGTGTTGACCATGCTTTTGCCAGCGGCGACCGCCTCTTTCGGATGGCTCATCGCCATCACTTTAGGCATGGGTCTTTTTGACGGTTGTTTCATTTCCGTTTTGGGCCCCATCGCTTTCGATATTTGCGGTAAAGATGGTGCCACGCAAGCCATCGGATTCCTGCTAGGTACGTGTTCCATCCCTCTCACTGTGGGACCCTACGTCGCCGGAGTCATCTACGAACACGAGAAGAGCTATACGATTCCGCTCATCTTAGCAGGCATACCGCCCACTATTGGGTCTGTCCTGATGTTTCTGACTCGGTTCGTCTCGACGAAGCCTTCGAATCAAGATCCAACAGAGCAGCCTCTCAAAACACCAAATGGGATTTACAACAAGACCAGCACAG AGTCCACGGACGACCGCTACGAAGATGGTCCCGTTTGA
- the LOC138135611 gene encoding uncharacterized protein isoform X2, translated as MGCLGECWDVGPPPDSILNLPPPPVPAFLQHPLPDLLLNTTPCSSTQLCESLPPLNRVPDSGDYVEMPRKDIETWSVTAIDDTWLLVLVASSIGVLLLGALLAMFLLKCREMNMFDGNECSIHGRDHRQIKNHEPRECTSVANLNGNKLVHPSETVMYHGGGNVQDNRMVWAALTPHGTQHFISENYPRDLIDYGEGDDHYETVDNLNIQPVLSSHPSYNHYKDYDYEDPTPLIESYQLNDMENRDGQYPVLGNTDMRCASLGFAGNTLRRGVPVRPRVSSPTRIEHPNLPPLNLYPHKGNTLKRNTLSYRNVDTGTLPKYGC; from the exons ATGGGTTGTTTGGGGGAATGCTGGGACGTAGGTCCTCCACCAGACAGCATCCTCAATTTGCCGCCACCTCCAGTACCAGCGTTTCTGCAGCATCCCCTTCCTGATTTACTACTCAATACGACTCCATGCTCATCTACGCAATTATGTGAATCCCTGCCGCCCCTCAACAGAGTTCCTGACAGTGGAGATTATGTCGAAATGCCCAGAAaag ATATTGAAACCTGGTCTGTCACAGCTATCGACGACACTTGGCTCTTGGTGTTGGTGGCGTCCTCTATAGGCGTCCTCCTTCTGGGGGCCCTCCTGGCCATGTTCCTCCTGAAGTGCAGAGA GATGAACATGTTCGACGGCAACGAATGCTCAATCCACGGCCGAGACCACCGCCAGATCAAGAACCACGAGCCGCGCGAATGCACCTCCGTGGCCAACCTGAACGGCAACAAGTTGGTGCACCCGTCGGAGACGGTGATGTACCACGGCGGCGGGAACGTGCAGGACAACCGCATGGTGTGGGCGGCGCTGACCCCACACGGCACCCAGCACTTCATATCCGAGAACTACCCCCGCGACTTAATCGACTACGGCGAGGGCGACGACCATTACGAGACCGTCGACAATCTCAACATCCAGCCGGTGCTGTCGTCGCACCCTTCTTACAATCACTACAAAG ATTACGACTACGAAGACCCAACGCCCTTGATAGAGAGTTATCAGTTAAACGACATGGAAAACAGGGATGGGCAGTATCCCGTGTTGGGTAACACCGACATGCGATGCGCCAGCTTGGGCTTTGCCGGGAACACGCTCAGAAGGGGGGTTCCCGTCAGACCCAGGGTCTCTTCGCCCACTCGCATTGAGCACCCCAATCTGCCCCCGCTTAACCTGTACCCTCACAAAGGTAACACTTTGAAGAGGAACACGTTGAGTTATCGAAATGTCGATACTGGTACGTTGCCCAAATATGGGTGTTAA
- the LOC138135189 gene encoding potassium channel subfamily K member 1-like isoform X2 has translation MALTSRGLLRLFLFLGGYVIFLLLGASLFSAIESPEELQKVQNLRKLRSEFLKNHPSVTDQALEDLISEVVKASNRGVSASRNASGEPNWSFGQSLFFSSTVVTTIGYGHVTPLSRSGKIFCMLYAMVGIPLTLVLLSALVERLLVPTIWLLQWLNSRLGHLYQPFNIRLLHLFIIVLILIGLFLLVPAAIFASIEPDWDYLDSLYYCFISLTTIGLGDYIPGDSANQPYRPLYKIVTTGYLFLGITFMMLTLSVFYDIPQLNLGLLFTSNDDNNMEKVRLAGAGLGLQYGAGAAYSPNGDDSSHRQVVRVRSRRDDSPSPDETAPIKDFQLP, from the exons ATGGCCCTGACCAGTCGAGGGCTACTTCGTCTCTTTCTGTTTCTTGGAGGATACGTTATTTTCTTGCTTCTGGGCGCGTCGCTTTTCTCAGCAATAGAAAGTCCAGAAGAGTtgcaaaaagtacaaaatttgaGAAAGCTGCGTTCCGAATTTCTCAAAAACCATCCGAGCGTGACCG ATCAAGCTCTCGAAGACTTAATTAGTGAAGTAGTAAAAGCTAGCAATAGAGGCGTCTCAGCGTCCAGAAATGCATCTGGAGAGCCAAACTGGAGCTTTGGACAatcattgtttttttctaGTACAGTGGTAACGACAATag GGTATGGACACGTGACGCCGTTGAGCCGAAGCggcaaaatattttgcatGCTCTACGCTATGGTGGGGATCCCCTTGACTTTAGTCCTTCTGTCTGCGCTCGTGGAACGCCTTCTGGTTCCTACCATTTGGCTGCTGCAATGGCTGAACTCGCGACTGGGTCACCTTTATCAACCTTTCAACATTCGCCTTTTGCACCTGTTTATCATAG TGCTAATTCTCATCGGACTATTCCTTCTCGTGCCCGCGGCCATTTTCGCATCCATAGAGCCAGACTGGGACTACTTAGATTCCCTCTATTACTGTTTCATATCTCTGACAACGATCGGACTGGGCGACTACATCCCCGGTGACTCCGCCAACCAGCCCTACAGACCTCTGTACAAGATAGTGACTACAG GTTATCTCTTCTTGGGTATAACCTTCATGATGTTGACTTTGTCCGTTTTCTACGACATACCTCAGCTCAATTTGGGGTTGCTCTTCACCAGCAACGACGACAACAACATGGAGAAGGTGAGGTTGGCCGGGGCCGGGTTGGGACTGCAGTACGGGGCTGGAGCCGCGTACAGTCCCAACGGCGACGACAGTTCTCATCGCCAGGTTGTCAGAGTGAGATCGCGAAGAGACGACAGTCCCAGTCCCGACGAGACTGCGCCaattaaagattttcaacttCCTTGA
- the LOC138135611 gene encoding uncharacterized protein isoform X1, whose product MGCLGECWDVGPPPDSILNLPPPPVPAFLQHPLPDLLLNTTPCSSTQLCESLPPLNRVPDSGDYVEMPRKDIETWSVTAIDDTWLLVLVASSIGVLLLGALLAMFLLKCREMNMFDGNECSIHGRDHRQIKNHEPRECTSVANLNGNKLVHPSETVMYHGGGNVQDNRMVWAALTPHGTQHFISENYPRDLIDYGEGDDHYETVDNLNIQPVLSSHPSYNHYKGLTLKLVREKSSFDNSGFVDYDYEDPTPLIESYQLNDMENRDGQYPVLGNTDMRCASLGFAGNTLRRGVPVRPRVSSPTRIEHPNLPPLNLYPHKGNTLKRNTLSYRNVDTGTLPKYGC is encoded by the exons ATGGGTTGTTTGGGGGAATGCTGGGACGTAGGTCCTCCACCAGACAGCATCCTCAATTTGCCGCCACCTCCAGTACCAGCGTTTCTGCAGCATCCCCTTCCTGATTTACTACTCAATACGACTCCATGCTCATCTACGCAATTATGTGAATCCCTGCCGCCCCTCAACAGAGTTCCTGACAGTGGAGATTATGTCGAAATGCCCAGAAaag ATATTGAAACCTGGTCTGTCACAGCTATCGACGACACTTGGCTCTTGGTGTTGGTGGCGTCCTCTATAGGCGTCCTCCTTCTGGGGGCCCTCCTGGCCATGTTCCTCCTGAAGTGCAGAGA GATGAACATGTTCGACGGCAACGAATGCTCAATCCACGGCCGAGACCACCGCCAGATCAAGAACCACGAGCCGCGCGAATGCACCTCCGTGGCCAACCTGAACGGCAACAAGTTGGTGCACCCGTCGGAGACGGTGATGTACCACGGCGGCGGGAACGTGCAGGACAACCGCATGGTGTGGGCGGCGCTGACCCCACACGGCACCCAGCACTTCATATCCGAGAACTACCCCCGCGACTTAATCGACTACGGCGAGGGCGACGACCATTACGAGACCGTCGACAATCTCAACATCCAGCCGGTGCTGTCGTCGCACCCTTCTTACAATCACTACAAAGGTTTGACCCTGAAATTGGTCCGCGAGAAATCGAGTTTTGATAATTCTGGGTTCGTAGATTACGACTACGAAGACCCAACGCCCTTGATAGAGAGTTATCAGTTAAACGACATGGAAAACAGGGATGGGCAGTATCCCGTGTTGGGTAACACCGACATGCGATGCGCCAGCTTGGGCTTTGCCGGGAACACGCTCAGAAGGGGGGTTCCCGTCAGACCCAGGGTCTCTTCGCCCACTCGCATTGAGCACCCCAATCTGCCCCCGCTTAACCTGTACCCTCACAAAGGTAACACTTTGAAGAGGAACACGTTGAGTTATCGAAATGTCGATACTGGTACGTTGCCCAAATATGGGTGTTAA